From Weissella confusa, a single genomic window includes:
- a CDS encoding carbohydrate binding domain-containing protein, whose translation MKTVKILGDTLNKVADTSTVFDFRLWNEGQAQDVTGKAVSFVIANDSGYLFDAPAVVDGNVVSLDFSNDLLKQLTPDTYHMEVSVTNEDGDVEVYPSQGTIDFTVGKNLHGTQGKLVPQITFDTVLASVDEKIAEYAKMLPKGDKGDTGAQGPAGPVGPKGDKGDKGDQGIQGPVGPKGDIGPKGDQGIQGPQGPQGPKGDMDLSQISVGGRNYLLNSSGMNSSDSIRPVLKGGISDNTPSVSYSNEGIKVSNNNGNKEWFYGLTKAFASITTTPIVAGKTYTLSVKVKGDVPQVALRVGIKSDVAEWPMFKCNAININTWTTVVYTFTIPSTTTSFFIRIQGANNNQYASGFTGNESFTMKELKLEAGNVATDWTPAPEDASSNDAQLVHKTGNETLAGDKALVGNTTLATTTILAGNYGLRVTTSGIQKTTDGKTWVSANI comes from the coding sequence GGAATGAAGGTCAGGCACAAGATGTCACTGGTAAGGCGGTGTCATTCGTGATTGCTAATGATTCTGGCTATCTATTCGATGCACCAGCTGTGGTTGATGGTAACGTGGTTTCGTTGGATTTCTCAAATGACTTATTAAAGCAATTGACGCCTGACACGTATCACATGGAAGTATCTGTTACCAACGAAGACGGTGATGTTGAGGTATACCCCTCACAAGGCACAATCGACTTCACGGTAGGTAAGAACCTTCATGGCACACAAGGGAAGTTAGTCCCGCAGATTACATTTGATACGGTTTTGGCTTCAGTTGATGAGAAGATTGCTGAATACGCAAAGATGCTTCCCAAGGGTGATAAGGGTGATACTGGTGCCCAAGGACCTGCTGGACCGGTTGGACCCAAGGGAGATAAGGGTGATAAGGGAGACCAAGGTATTCAAGGCCCTGTGGGACCTAAGGGAGATATTGGCCCTAAGGGAGACCAAGGTATCCAAGGACCCCAGGGACCACAAGGGCCTAAGGGTGATATGGACCTATCTCAGATTTCAGTAGGTGGACGGAATTACCTATTGAATTCGTCAGGTATGAACTCGTCTGACTCGATTAGGCCTGTGTTGAAAGGGGGTATTTCTGACAACACGCCGTCCGTTAGTTATTCAAATGAAGGAATAAAAGTTTCAAACAATAACGGCAATAAGGAGTGGTTCTATGGACTGACAAAAGCTTTTGCAAGCATAACCACAACTCCTATTGTGGCCGGTAAAACTTATACGTTATCAGTTAAAGTTAAAGGAGACGTTCCGCAAGTTGCTCTTCGTGTTGGAATCAAAAGCGATGTAGCAGAATGGCCAATGTTTAAATGTAATGCAATTAACATTAATACATGGACTACGGTAGTATATACATTTACAATTCCTTCTACTACCACAAGTTTTTTCATCAGAATTCAAGGCGCTAATAATAATCAATACGCTTCTGGTTTTACAGGAAATGAGTCCTTCACAATGAAGGAGTTGAAGCTAGAAGCCGGAAACGTTGCTACTGACTGGACGCCAGCACCAGAAGACGCGTCAAGCAACGATGCACAACTAGTCCACAAGACAGGAAACGAAACGCTTGCAGGGGATAAGGCGCTTGTAGGCAACACAACTCTTGCAACAACTACCATATTGGCGGGTAATTACGGGCTAAGGGTTACCACAAGTGGTATTCAAAAAACGACAGATGGTAAGACATGGGTATCTGCCAACATTTAA
- a CDS encoding GH25 family lysozyme: MNKLLKSALVTTGALLIMGSVPSVQAAKGDQGVDWSIYQGSQGKFGYGHDKFAIAQIGGYHGYIYDQSTYATQVQYAIAQGKRAHTYMWWQDITDYAAADKVLDYFLPKIQTPKGSIVALDVESGVQNTDVIMHALQRIKDAGYTPMVYGYKNYLQSSTDLQRIAKSYELWLAEYPNYEVTPEPNYNYFPSFDNVGLFQFTSTYIAGGLDGNVDLSGVTDNGYKNGNPNKPNTDTPAVDAGKEADNTPKADIAPGMTVKVNFSAKNYATGENIPDYIKGVPHKVLEVDGDRVLLDDIYSWVSKKNVEILDANTQDDSAEFNGVFYLDSWQYELGGVYVRNNDMAIPVADYHNDMPAASVTLTDRHGNPLADQNGLGNNGVPEYFTLNGKYTVLQRVGSSIEVEMNGESVWLKAAYAE; this comes from the coding sequence ATGAATAAATTGCTGAAAAGCGCTTTGGTTACGACTGGAGCGCTTTTAATTATGGGATCAGTACCATCAGTACAGGCTGCCAAAGGTGACCAGGGTGTTGATTGGTCAATCTACCAAGGTTCACAAGGTAAGTTTGGATATGGCCACGATAAGTTTGCCATCGCTCAAATTGGTGGTTATCACGGGTACATCTATGATCAATCTACTTATGCCACGCAAGTCCAATACGCAATTGCTCAGGGCAAGCGCGCTCACACGTATATGTGGTGGCAAGATATCACTGATTATGCGGCGGCTGATAAGGTATTGGACTACTTCTTGCCGAAAATTCAAACGCCAAAGGGGTCGATTGTCGCTCTTGATGTTGAGAGTGGCGTGCAAAATACCGACGTAATCATGCACGCCTTGCAACGCATTAAGGACGCTGGTTACACACCAATGGTTTATGGATACAAGAACTACTTGCAATCCTCAACAGACCTGCAACGCATTGCTAAGTCATATGAATTGTGGCTTGCTGAATATCCAAACTACGAAGTGACGCCAGAGCCAAACTATAACTACTTTCCATCATTCGATAATGTCGGGTTGTTCCAATTCACATCGACTTATATTGCCGGTGGGTTGGACGGTAACGTTGATTTGAGCGGTGTTACTGATAATGGTTACAAGAACGGTAACCCTAACAAGCCAAACACGGATACACCTGCCGTTGATGCTGGTAAGGAAGCTGACAACACGCCAAAGGCAGACATTGCGCCAGGTATGACTGTTAAGGTAAACTTCAGTGCTAAGAACTACGCAACTGGTGAGAACATTCCTGACTATATCAAGGGTGTTCCACACAAGGTGTTAGAAGTTGATGGCGACCGCGTGTTGCTTGATGACATCTATTCTTGGGTATCAAAGAAGAACGTCGAAATCTTGGACGCTAACACGCAAGATGACTCGGCAGAGTTTAACGGTGTATTCTATCTGGATAGCTGGCAATATGAGCTGGGTGGTGTGTACGTTCGAAATAATGATATGGCTATTCCAGTAGCAGACTATCACAACGATATGCCAGCTGCATCAGTAACGTTGACCGACCGTCATGGTAACCCATTGGCGGACCAAAACGGCCTTGGTAACAACGGAGTTCCGGAATACTTCACTTTGAATGGTAAGTACACGGTATTGCAACGCGTTGGATCATCAATTGAAGTAGAGATGAATGGCGAGTCTGTCTGGTTGAAGGCTGCATACGCTGAATAA
- a CDS encoding Abi family protein, translating into MNIQDEDQKLVNVFSDRKMTIDSENASIYIKNIGYYKLKEYAKPFVRDGLYDGLLFSSVLKRYFFDKNLRIHLLHIIEMIELAFKNSLAELIGNDSGPFGYLDFLVWADQGRYTSEYIIGEQSLIKNTILKRIKNMNEYSNPEYFDEKNLTLKDNKYNKVENGSQPKKYPTVWLAFDLLSFGQLHHIYQLLPLESKDKIAKNFNCGSSELNSWIGAMVLVRNVCAHSSNLIDIEFKTVPKSKVEWREYLHVHERKNGKTEITNKLASVIIPIVYLAHNIDQNYGFGDIYKDIQNAIKPVRKNGENQAQALGFSSKAKMIKFFSNYFQ; encoded by the coding sequence ATGAATATACAAGATGAAGATCAAAAACTTGTAAATGTTTTTAGTGATCGAAAGATGACAATCGATTCAGAAAATGCAAGTATCTACATTAAAAATATCGGATACTATAAGTTAAAAGAATACGCAAAGCCATTTGTAAGGGATGGTCTATATGATGGACTACTATTCAGCAGTGTGTTAAAACGATATTTTTTTGATAAAAACCTAAGAATACATTTATTACATATTATCGAAATGATTGAACTAGCCTTTAAAAACAGTCTTGCCGAGCTAATAGGTAATGACTCTGGCCCATTTGGATATTTGGACTTTTTAGTTTGGGCTGATCAAGGACGTTATACCTCTGAGTATATTATTGGAGAACAATCTTTGATAAAAAATACAATTTTGAAAAGAATTAAAAATATGAATGAATATTCAAATCCAGAATATTTTGACGAAAAAAATCTCACTTTAAAAGATAATAAATATAATAAAGTAGAAAATGGTTCTCAACCTAAGAAGTATCCTACCGTTTGGCTAGCATTTGATTTATTATCATTTGGACAATTACATCATATTTACCAACTTTTACCGTTGGAAAGTAAGGATAAAATTGCTAAAAATTTTAATTGTGGTAGTTCTGAATTAAATTCATGGATTGGGGCAATGGTTTTAGTTAGAAACGTTTGTGCACACAGTTCTAATTTAATTGATATTGAATTTAAAACTGTGCCAAAATCTAAAGTCGAATGGAGAGAATATTTACATGTTCACGAACGAAAAAATGGTAAAACTGAGATAACTAATAAATTAGCCAGCGTTATTATTCCGATAGTTTATTTGGCTCATAATATAGATCAAAATTATGGTTTTGGAGACATTTATAAAGATATTCAAAACGCCATAAAGCCTGTAAGAAAAAACGGTGAAAATCAAGCGCAAGCATTAGGCTTTAGTAGCAAGGCAAAAATGATTAAGTTCTTTTCAAATTATTTTCAATAA
- a CDS encoding DnaD domain-containing protein, with protein MTDKLNFAAFMQAGTTSISNYLLQHYRDLGMTNEELLVYVQTKAGIDRGELEPSTQKIGDTLGWDAQTVFGHLEAMRAKGLVNFVSMRDGAGRVSTQLDFQPLYDKLVSEPGSDAMTAAQRVATQGQPVTHQDDLSRAAIYNLIEQEFGRPLSQMEMETVKNWFDVDHFKPEFIKAAVQEAVLNAALNLRYIETILVAWQKKNYRSVQEVRQERQKRTQFKQLNSDEKVNIPTNVDILNTDWSKYK; from the coding sequence ATGACAGATAAATTAAATTTTGCAGCGTTTATGCAAGCTGGTACAACGAGCATCAGTAACTATTTACTACAACATTATCGTGACCTTGGCATGACAAACGAGGAACTGCTGGTTTATGTACAAACGAAGGCAGGTATTGATCGTGGCGAGCTAGAGCCAAGCACGCAAAAAATTGGGGATACGCTTGGTTGGGATGCACAAACGGTGTTTGGACATCTTGAAGCCATGCGCGCAAAAGGGTTGGTTAATTTTGTTAGCATGCGCGATGGTGCCGGCCGTGTTAGCACACAACTGGATTTCCAACCACTATACGACAAATTGGTGTCTGAACCAGGTAGCGACGCAATGACTGCTGCGCAACGGGTTGCAACGCAAGGTCAACCAGTCACGCATCAGGACGATTTGAGTCGCGCTGCGATTTACAATCTGATTGAGCAAGAGTTCGGGCGACCATTAAGTCAAATGGAGATGGAAACCGTTAAGAACTGGTTTGATGTTGATCATTTTAAGCCGGAGTTTATCAAGGCTGCCGTTCAGGAAGCAGTCTTAAATGCAGCGTTGAATCTGCGTTATATTGAGACGATTTTGGTGGCTTGGCAGAAGAAGAATTATCGTTCTGTCCAAGAAGTTCGTCAAGAACGTCAGAAGCGTACGCAGTTTAAGCAGTTGAATTCGGATGAAAAGGTCAATATTCCAACCAATGTTGATATTTTGAATACTGACTGGTCAAAATATAAGTAA